The proteins below are encoded in one region of Mauremys reevesii isolate NIE-2019 linkage group 15, ASM1616193v1, whole genome shotgun sequence:
- the LOC120382859 gene encoding zinc finger protein 271-like isoform X2 — protein sequence MQENYETVTSLGFSVPKPELITRLERGEEPWVPDLQACEERRLPRCPHTGAERGSENEDGNHHEEVPGEVEPQGTFVGGAEGNFPWCLEQAEAWGSWHRSERLLGNYPGKKVDKSSHDGGGDEDSRAQQTTLKEETPWHYIQFGKEFIVRSQLVTHQTVHTGENPLLCLDRGESHSGEKPSQSLECRKCFISKTQIIRHQLSHTRERPHKCLDCGKSFIRRLHLVEHQAIHTGERPHKCLDCGKSFRRRSHLVYHQTTHTGERPHKCLDCEKSFMKSADLVKHQALHTRERPQKCLDCGKIFLLRSHLVQHQAIHTRAKPHKCFDCERSFIQMSHLVEHQAIHTGERPHKCLDCGKSFMERSNLVKHQAIHTKERPHKCLECGKSFIRKSNLVEHQAIHTGERPHKCLDCGKSFIRKSHLVYHQTIHTGERPHKCLDCGKSFMKMSQLVKHQALHTGKRPHKCLDCGKSFIERSNLVQHQAIHTGKRPHKCLECGKSFRRKSNLVEHQAIHTGERPHKCLHCGKSFMRRSYLVQHQAIHTGERPHKCMDCGKSFLKNSDLVKHQAIHTGERPYKCLDCGKSFLKSSDLVKHQAIHTGERPQKCLDCGRSFIQISHLVQHQALHTGERPHKCLDCGKSFIERSNLVKHQAIHTKERPHKCLECGKSFIRKSNLVEHQAIHTGERPHKCLDCGKSFIRRSHLVYHQTIHTGERPHKCLDCGKSYMKMSHLVKHQALHREEKPHKCLECGKIFIKRSNLVQHQSIHTEEIPQVLGLWEKFQTEVKPH from the exons atgcaggagaactacgagacggtgacctcgctgg GATTTTCcgttcccaaacctgagctgatcACCCgcctggaacgaggggaagagccgtgggtgccCGATCTCCAGGCCTGCGAGGAAAGAAGGCTTCCGAGATGCCCCCATACAG gtgctgAGCGAGGGAGTGAGAATGAGGATGGGAATCATCATGAGGAAGTTCCTGGGGAAGTGGAACCACAGGGCACCTTTGTGGGAGGAGCTGAAGGGAATTTTCCCTGGTGCTTGGAGCAGGCAGAAGCCTGGGGAAGTTGGCACAGATCAGAGAGGCTTCTGGGAAACTatccagggaagaaagtggataaatctAGTCATGATGGGGGAGGAGACGAGGATTCCAGAGCGCAGCAGACAACTCTCAAAGAAGAGACACCCTGGCACTACATTCAGTTTGGGAAAGAATTCATTGTGAGATCACAGCTTGTGACACATCAGACAGTCCATACTGGTGAGAATCCCCTTCTATGCTTGGACCGCGGGGAAAGCCACAGTGGAGAGAAACCGTCTCAATCCCTCGAGTGcaggaaatgtttcatttcgaaGACGCAAATAATTAGACATCAGTTAAGCCACACACgtgagagaccccataagtgcttggactgtgggaaaagtttcataagaaggTTACACCTTGttgaacatcaggcaatccacacaggagaaagaccccacaagtgcttggactgtgggaaaagtttcagaagaAGGTCACACCTTGTTTATCATCAGacaacccacacaggagagagaccccacaagtgcttggactgtgagaAAAGTTTCATGAAAAGTGcagaccttgttaaacatcaggcctTACACACAAGAGAAAGACCCCaaaaatgcttggactgtgggaaaattTTCTTACTGAGGTCacaccttgttcaacatcaggcaatccacacaagAGCAAAACCTCACAAGTGCTTCGACTGTGAGAGAAGTTTCATACAGATGTCACACCTTGttgaacatcaggcaatccacacaggagagagaccccacaagtgcttggactgtgggaaaagtttcatggAGAGGTCAAATCTTGTTAAACATCAAGCAATCCACACAaaagagagaccccacaagtgcttggagtgtgggaaaagtttcataagaaaGTCAAACCTTGTTGAACATCAGGCCatccatacaggagagagaccccacaaatgcttggactgtgggaaaagtttcataagaaaGTCACACCTTGTTTatcatcagacaatccacacaggagagagaccccacaagtgcttggactgtgggaaaagtttcatgaaAATGTCACAGCTTGTTAAACATCAAGCATTACACACAGGAAaaagaccccacaagtgcttggactgtgggaaaagttttataGAGAGGTCAAACCTTGTTCAACATCAAGCAATCCACACAGGAAAGAGACCGCACAAgtgtttggagtgtgggaaaagtttcagaagaAAGTCAAACCTTGttgaacatcaggcaatccatacaggagagagaccccacaagtgcttgcactgtgggaaaagtttcatgaGAAGGTCATACCTTGTTcagcatcaggcaatccacacaggagagagaccccacaagtgcatggactgtgggaaaagtttcctgAAAAACtcagaccttgttaaacatcaggcaatccacacaggagagagaccctacaagtgcttggactgtgggaaaagtttcctgAAAAGCtcagaccttgttaaacatcaggcaatccacacaggagagagaccccaaaaGTGCTTGGACTGCGGGAGAAGTTTCATACAGATCTCacaccttgttcaacatcaggcactccacacaggagagagaccccacaagtgcttggactgtgggaaaagtttcatagaGAGGTCAAATCTTGTTAAACATCAAGCTATCCACACAaaagagagaccccacaagtgcttggagtgtgggaaaagtttcataagaaaGTCAAACCTTGTTGAACATCAGGCAATTcatacaggagagagaccccacaagtgcttggactgtgggaaaagtttcataagaaggTCACACCTTGTTTATCATCAGacgatccacacaggagagagaccccacaagtgcttggactgtgggaaaagttacaTGAAAATGTcacaccttgttaaacatcaggcattACACAGAGAAGAAaaaccccacaagtgcttggaatGTGGGAAAATTTTCATAAAGAGGTCAAACCTTGTTCAACATCAGtcaatccacacagaagagattCCACaggtgcttggactgtgggaaaagtttcaaacgGAGGTCAAACCTCATTAA
- the LOC120382859 gene encoding zinc finger protein 271-like isoform X1, which translates to MQENYETVTSLGFSVPKPELITRLERGEEPWVPDLQACEERRLPRCPHTAGAERGSENEDGNHHEEVPGEVEPQGTFVGGAEGNFPWCLEQAEAWGSWHRSERLLGNYPGKKVDKSSHDGGGDEDSRAQQTTLKEETPWHYIQFGKEFIVRSQLVTHQTVHTGENPLLCLDRGESHSGEKPSQSLECRKCFISKTQIIRHQLSHTRERPHKCLDCGKSFIRRLHLVEHQAIHTGERPHKCLDCGKSFRRRSHLVYHQTTHTGERPHKCLDCEKSFMKSADLVKHQALHTRERPQKCLDCGKIFLLRSHLVQHQAIHTRAKPHKCFDCERSFIQMSHLVEHQAIHTGERPHKCLDCGKSFMERSNLVKHQAIHTKERPHKCLECGKSFIRKSNLVEHQAIHTGERPHKCLDCGKSFIRKSHLVYHQTIHTGERPHKCLDCGKSFMKMSQLVKHQALHTGKRPHKCLDCGKSFIERSNLVQHQAIHTGKRPHKCLECGKSFRRKSNLVEHQAIHTGERPHKCLHCGKSFMRRSYLVQHQAIHTGERPHKCMDCGKSFLKNSDLVKHQAIHTGERPYKCLDCGKSFLKSSDLVKHQAIHTGERPQKCLDCGRSFIQISHLVQHQALHTGERPHKCLDCGKSFIERSNLVKHQAIHTKERPHKCLECGKSFIRKSNLVEHQAIHTGERPHKCLDCGKSFIRRSHLVYHQTIHTGERPHKCLDCGKSYMKMSHLVKHQALHREEKPHKCLECGKIFIKRSNLVQHQSIHTEEIPQVLGLWEKFQTEVKPH; encoded by the exons atgcaggagaactacgagacggtgacctcgctgg GATTTTCcgttcccaaacctgagctgatcACCCgcctggaacgaggggaagagccgtgggtgccCGATCTCCAGGCCTGCGAGGAAAGAAGGCTTCCGAGATGCCCCCATACAG caggtgctgAGCGAGGGAGTGAGAATGAGGATGGGAATCATCATGAGGAAGTTCCTGGGGAAGTGGAACCACAGGGCACCTTTGTGGGAGGAGCTGAAGGGAATTTTCCCTGGTGCTTGGAGCAGGCAGAAGCCTGGGGAAGTTGGCACAGATCAGAGAGGCTTCTGGGAAACTatccagggaagaaagtggataaatctAGTCATGATGGGGGAGGAGACGAGGATTCCAGAGCGCAGCAGACAACTCTCAAAGAAGAGACACCCTGGCACTACATTCAGTTTGGGAAAGAATTCATTGTGAGATCACAGCTTGTGACACATCAGACAGTCCATACTGGTGAGAATCCCCTTCTATGCTTGGACCGCGGGGAAAGCCACAGTGGAGAGAAACCGTCTCAATCCCTCGAGTGcaggaaatgtttcatttcgaaGACGCAAATAATTAGACATCAGTTAAGCCACACACgtgagagaccccataagtgcttggactgtgggaaaagtttcataagaaggTTACACCTTGttgaacatcaggcaatccacacaggagaaagaccccacaagtgcttggactgtgggaaaagtttcagaagaAGGTCACACCTTGTTTATCATCAGacaacccacacaggagagagaccccacaagtgcttggactgtgagaAAAGTTTCATGAAAAGTGcagaccttgttaaacatcaggcctTACACACAAGAGAAAGACCCCaaaaatgcttggactgtgggaaaattTTCTTACTGAGGTCacaccttgttcaacatcaggcaatccacacaagAGCAAAACCTCACAAGTGCTTCGACTGTGAGAGAAGTTTCATACAGATGTCACACCTTGttgaacatcaggcaatccacacaggagagagaccccacaagtgcttggactgtgggaaaagtttcatggAGAGGTCAAATCTTGTTAAACATCAAGCAATCCACACAaaagagagaccccacaagtgcttggagtgtgggaaaagtttcataagaaaGTCAAACCTTGTTGAACATCAGGCCatccatacaggagagagaccccacaaatgcttggactgtgggaaaagtttcataagaaaGTCACACCTTGTTTatcatcagacaatccacacaggagagagaccccacaagtgcttggactgtgggaaaagtttcatgaaAATGTCACAGCTTGTTAAACATCAAGCATTACACACAGGAAaaagaccccacaagtgcttggactgtgggaaaagttttataGAGAGGTCAAACCTTGTTCAACATCAAGCAATCCACACAGGAAAGAGACCGCACAAgtgtttggagtgtgggaaaagtttcagaagaAAGTCAAACCTTGttgaacatcaggcaatccatacaggagagagaccccacaagtgcttgcactgtgggaaaagtttcatgaGAAGGTCATACCTTGTTcagcatcaggcaatccacacaggagagagaccccacaagtgcatggactgtgggaaaagtttcctgAAAAACtcagaccttgttaaacatcaggcaatccacacaggagagagaccctacaagtgcttggactgtgggaaaagtttcctgAAAAGCtcagaccttgttaaacatcaggcaatccacacaggagagagaccccaaaaGTGCTTGGACTGCGGGAGAAGTTTCATACAGATCTCacaccttgttcaacatcaggcactccacacaggagagagaccccacaagtgcttggactgtgggaaaagtttcatagaGAGGTCAAATCTTGTTAAACATCAAGCTATCCACACAaaagagagaccccacaagtgcttggagtgtgggaaaagtttcataagaaaGTCAAACCTTGTTGAACATCAGGCAATTcatacaggagagagaccccacaagtgcttggactgtgggaaaagtttcataagaaggTCACACCTTGTTTATCATCAGacgatccacacaggagagagaccccacaagtgcttggactgtgggaaaagttacaTGAAAATGTcacaccttgttaaacatcaggcattACACAGAGAAGAAaaaccccacaagtgcttggaatGTGGGAAAATTTTCATAAAGAGGTCAAACCTTGTTCAACATCAGtcaatccacacagaagagattCCACaggtgcttggactgtgggaaaagtttcaaacgGAGGTCAAACCTCATTAA